The Salvelinus sp. IW2-2015 linkage group LG15, ASM291031v2, whole genome shotgun sequence genome includes a region encoding these proteins:
- the LOC111974386 gene encoding LOW QUALITY PROTEIN: peptidyl-prolyl cis-trans isomerase C (The sequence of the model RefSeq protein was modified relative to this genomic sequence to represent the inferred CDS: inserted 2 bases in 2 codons; deleted 2 bases in 1 codon; substituted 1 base at 1 genomic stop codon) codes for MEIYNMMEIPYADPQDKKMAEVLFDVTVTGHEVGRIVIGLFEDLLPLIVNTFVGLATGEKGYGYKGSKIHRAIKDFMIQGGDFTAGDKTGGRSIYXNQFADENFKLKQLGAXWASMANTGPDTNGSXFFITAARAPRLDGKHVVFGKMLEVMSVVHTIELQDTNDRNLPYTECVIVNSGKTEVKKPFIVEGLEEENSHGHKGLGEAVKG; via the exons ATGGAGATCTACAACATGATGGAGATTCCATATGCTGATCCACAGGACAAGAAAATGGCAGAG GTGTTGTTTGATGTCACTGTGACAGGCCATGAGGTTGGCAGGATTGTGATTGGCCTGTTTGAAGACCTTCTTCCACTGATTGTGAATACCTTTGTGGGTCTTGCAACAGGGGAG AAAGGATATGGTTACAAAGGAAGTAAGATTCATCGGGCAATCAAGGACTTCATGATCCAAGGCGGTGACTTCACAGCTGGAGATAAGACTGGAG GTAGAAGCATTT GCAACCAATTTGCTGATGAGAACTTCAAGCTGAAGCAACTGGGAG GTTGGGCCAGTATGGCCAACACGGGCCCAGACACCAACGGCTCCTAGTTC TTTATCACTGCGGCCAGGGCTCCTAGGCTGGACGGGAAGCACGTGGTGTttgggaagatgctggaggttATG TCTGTGGTTCACACCATCGAGCTCCAAGACACAAATGACCGGAACCTGCCCTACACAGAGTGTGTCATTGTCAACAGTGGGAAGACTGAAGTCAAAAAGCCATTTATTGTGGAGG GGCTAGAGGAAGAAAACAGCCATGGACACAAAG GGCTTGGAGAGGCTGTGAAGGGATGA